In Hasllibacter sp. MH4015, the following proteins share a genomic window:
- a CDS encoding DUF302 domain-containing protein, producing the protein MFRILAALLFLSLPLTAQEVSDLSPRDGWAVHSTDLDFDTLVERTGAAVADNGMAIVTRAGPTGAAANRGITIPGNMVIGVFNNDFAVRILRLSTPAMIHAPVRLYVTENADGTATLSYIRPSTLLAPYVGEAGVELSDAASELDGIFAAIAETAATR; encoded by the coding sequence ATGTTTCGAATACTTGCCGCCCTGCTGTTTCTGTCCCTGCCGCTGACCGCGCAGGAGGTCTCGGACCTGTCCCCGCGCGACGGGTGGGCGGTGCATTCCACGGATCTGGACTTCGACACCCTGGTCGAACGGACCGGCGCAGCCGTGGCGGACAACGGCATGGCCATCGTCACCCGGGCCGGCCCGACCGGAGCCGCGGCCAACCGGGGCATTACCATACCGGGCAATATGGTGATCGGTGTCTTCAACAATGACTTCGCGGTGCGGATTCTGCGCCTATCGACGCCTGCGATGATCCACGCGCCGGTCCGGCTTTACGTGACGGAGAATGCCGACGGCACGGCCACGCTCAGCTATATCCGCCCGTCCACGCTGCTTGCACCCTATGTCGGGGAGGCGGGCGTGGAGCTTTCCGACGCTGCGTCGGAGCTTGATGGGATCTTCGCCGCCATTGCCGAGACCGCCGCCACGCGATAG
- a CDS encoding penicillin acylase family protein, producing the protein MVTILRWLTRFVTVGVGILVVVVILGWWMASRSIPDYEADWDVRGIDGQVQIVRNTAAVPHIFALTDHDVYYGLGFAHAQDRLWQMLMMRRTAQGRLSEVFGPRTLEIDDLMRRLDFTTHARASLDAYSDDSRAIFQAYADGVNAWLRLVGSEALGRGAPELFLFEPEIAPWRPVDSIMVSQLLALELATHHENEVLRARASLALPEPARIADLMPDAPGTGAAELGDFASILEIPRTMFADASAAPSWPRDALHPNWQGVNRGGASNIWAATPARSAAGGALMASDPHLTLTAPSLWYLVRLELATGGVIGASIPGTPAILNGRSERLSWGITSAYLDDIDLYVEQINPDNPEEYRTPDGWARFETRREIIEIAGEAPVTITLRNTENGPVIPGGHWNIAAVTPPGHVMSMRWTALSDENTSIQAALRLMRARTIEEGLDAGEDFVAPSANLMLASDDGRVAMQLIGHMPWRLVEHETEARMPSRGWIAGNRWQGITQYFANPTFLDPESGVLGNTNNKMVDREFPLHVSFLWGDTQRITRLSRLMEVREVHTRDSFIEAQLDTVSPAARNLLPLVARELWFTGEPAAPGTAERRRQRALALLANWNGEMNEHLPEPLIFSAWMRHLQHRLIQDDIGPLAEEFWQVEPIFIERVFRDVAGASIWCDVRPSTIEESCTDIARIALDEALQDLSERYGDDLESWRWGAAHEAVHEHPVLGDTRLFSWIVNIRQATSGGDFTLNRGASPGTGPEPYLNTHGAGYRGVYDFADPDSSVFIISTGQSGHPLSPHYDDLGELWRRGEYVPMTLDPDLARAGNIGISVLRPLD; encoded by the coding sequence ATGGTGACGATTTTGCGATGGCTGACACGGTTTGTGACCGTGGGTGTCGGCATCCTTGTCGTTGTCGTGATCCTTGGATGGTGGATGGCCAGCCGGTCGATCCCGGACTACGAGGCCGATTGGGACGTGCGTGGCATTGATGGCCAGGTGCAGATCGTCCGCAACACGGCTGCCGTGCCGCATATCTTCGCGCTGACCGACCACGACGTCTATTACGGGCTTGGATTCGCCCATGCCCAGGACCGGCTGTGGCAGATGCTGATGATGCGCCGGACGGCCCAGGGCCGCCTGTCTGAGGTGTTCGGCCCGCGCACGTTGGAAATCGACGATCTGATGCGCCGGTTGGATTTCACGACCCATGCGCGCGCTTCCCTTGATGCCTATTCCGATGACAGTCGCGCAATTTTTCAGGCCTATGCCGACGGGGTGAATGCCTGGCTCAGGCTGGTGGGGTCGGAGGCGCTGGGGCGCGGTGCGCCAGAGCTGTTCCTCTTCGAGCCCGAGATCGCGCCGTGGCGGCCGGTGGATTCGATCATGGTCTCGCAGCTTCTCGCCCTCGAACTGGCCACGCACCACGAGAACGAGGTGCTGCGCGCGCGCGCGTCCCTTGCCCTGCCAGAGCCCGCAAGGATCGCAGATCTGATGCCCGACGCGCCCGGCACCGGTGCCGCGGAACTGGGCGATTTCGCAAGTATCCTGGAAATCCCCCGTACCATGTTCGCCGATGCAAGTGCGGCCCCGTCCTGGCCGCGCGATGCGCTGCATCCGAACTGGCAGGGCGTGAACAGGGGCGGCGCGTCGAATATCTGGGCCGCGACCCCCGCCCGGTCCGCCGCCGGTGGTGCTCTCATGGCGTCCGATCCGCACCTGACACTGACCGCGCCGTCGCTATGGTACCTTGTGCGGCTAGAGCTGGCCACGGGCGGCGTCATCGGCGCGAGCATTCCCGGCACACCCGCCATCCTCAACGGTCGGTCCGAGCGGTTGAGCTGGGGCATCACCTCCGCCTATCTCGACGATATCGACCTCTATGTGGAGCAGATAAACCCGGACAATCCGGAGGAATACCGCACCCCCGACGGATGGGCCCGGTTCGAGACACGGCGGGAGATCATCGAGATCGCGGGCGAAGCCCCGGTGACGATCACCTTGCGCAACACGGAAAATGGCCCGGTCATCCCGGGCGGCCACTGGAACATCGCCGCCGTAACCCCGCCCGGTCACGTCATGTCGATGCGCTGGACCGCGCTGAGTGACGAGAACACGTCGATCCAGGCCGCGCTGCGCCTGATGCGCGCCCGCACGATCGAAGAGGGATTGGACGCGGGGGAGGATTTCGTTGCCCCGTCCGCCAACCTGATGCTGGCCTCCGACGATGGCCGCGTCGCGATGCAGTTGATCGGTCATATGCCATGGCGCCTTGTCGAGCATGAGACGGAGGCGCGGATGCCGTCGCGCGGCTGGATCGCGGGCAATCGCTGGCAGGGTATCACGCAATACTTCGCGAACCCGACCTTTCTTGATCCCGAAAGCGGCGTGCTTGGCAACACCAACAACAAGATGGTGGATCGGGAGTTTCCGCTCCACGTCTCCTTCCTCTGGGGGGATACGCAGCGGATCACACGGTTGAGCCGCCTGATGGAGGTGCGGGAGGTTCATACCCGGGACAGTTTCATCGAGGCGCAGTTGGATACCGTCTCCCCCGCCGCGCGAAACCTGCTGCCGCTCGTCGCGCGGGAATTGTGGTTCACCGGAGAGCCCGCCGCCCCCGGCACTGCGGAACGGCGCAGGCAGCGGGCGCTGGCCCTACTGGCCAACTGGAACGGAGAGATGAATGAGCATCTGCCCGAGCCCCTGATTTTCAGCGCATGGATGCGGCACCTGCAACACCGCTTGATCCAGGATGATATCGGCCCATTGGCCGAGGAGTTCTGGCAGGTGGAGCCGATCTTCATCGAACGGGTGTTCCGCGACGTGGCGGGCGCGTCGATCTGGTGCGACGTGCGCCCCTCGACAATCGAGGAAAGCTGTACCGATATCGCCCGTATCGCGCTTGACGAGGCGTTGCAGGATTTATCCGAGAGATACGGCGACGATCTGGAAAGCTGGCGGTGGGGCGCGGCGCACGAAGCAGTCCACGAACACCCCGTTCTTGGCGACACGCGGCTCTTTTCGTGGATTGTCAACATTCGCCAGGCGACGTCGGGCGGGGATTTCACCCTGAATCGCGGCGCGTCCCCGGGCACCGGCCCAGAGCCGTACCTGAATACCCACGGCGCGGGATATCGTGGGGTTTACGACTTCGCCGATCCCGACAGTTCGGTCTTCATCATATCGACCGGGCAATCGGGTCACCCGCTGTCCCCCCACTACGATGATCTGGGGGAGCTGTGGCGGCGCGGGGAATACGTGCCGATGACCTTGGACCCGGATCTTGCGCGGGCGGGCAATATCGGAATTTCGGTGCTTCGGCCGCTGGACTAG
- the hemB gene encoding porphobilinogen synthase encodes MSVNQAPYPMTRFRRPRATAPLRNLVRESSLSVDDLIWPVFVCDGQNERQAVASMPGVERLSVDLLVDTARHAASLGIPAICIFPYTDASLKTELCEEAWNPDNLSNRAIRAIRDAGIEIAIMTDIALDPYNINGHDGFVRDGEILNDETVEALVKMGLAQAEAGADILGPSDMMDGRIGALRSALEENGHTNVTIMSYAAKFASAFYGPFRDAVGASGALVGDKKTYQIDPLNGREALRCVERDLREGADMVMVKPGLPYLDMCRQVKDRFAVPTYAYQVSGEYAMIEAAAANGWIDGEKVMLESLMAFRRAGCDGVLSYFAPRVARILNR; translated from the coding sequence CCTCGTGCGCGAAAGCAGCCTGTCCGTGGATGACCTGATCTGGCCGGTTTTCGTGTGTGACGGGCAGAACGAGCGGCAGGCCGTGGCCTCCATGCCCGGCGTCGAACGCCTGTCGGTGGATCTGCTAGTGGATACCGCCCGCCATGCCGCATCGCTTGGCATCCCGGCCATCTGCATCTTCCCCTACACCGACGCCTCCCTGAAAACCGAGCTGTGCGAGGAGGCGTGGAACCCCGACAATCTGTCGAACCGCGCCATTCGCGCCATTCGCGACGCGGGCATCGAGATCGCGATCATGACCGACATCGCGCTCGACCCCTACAACATCAACGGCCATGACGGGTTCGTCCGGGACGGAGAAATCCTGAACGATGAAACGGTAGAGGCCCTGGTCAAGATGGGCCTCGCGCAGGCGGAGGCGGGCGCAGATATCCTTGGCCCCTCCGACATGATGGACGGGCGCATCGGCGCGCTCCGTTCCGCGCTGGAAGAGAACGGGCATACCAACGTCACGATCATGTCTTACGCGGCGAAGTTCGCGTCGGCCTTCTATGGTCCTTTCCGCGATGCCGTGGGCGCCTCCGGTGCACTGGTCGGGGACAAGAAAACCTACCAGATTGATCCGCTGAACGGGCGGGAGGCGCTCAGATGCGTCGAGCGTGATCTGCGGGAGGGCGCGGATATGGTGATGGTCAAACCCGGCCTGCCCTACCTCGACATGTGTCGACAGGTGAAGGACCGCTTCGCCGTGCCGACCTATGCCTACCAGGTGAGCGGTGAATACGCGATGATCGAAGCGGCAGCGGCGAATGGATGGATCGACGGCGAAAAGGTAATGCTCGAATCCCTGATGGCCTTCCGGCGCGCAGGCTGTGACGGCGTGCTCAGCTACTTCGCGCCACGGGTCGCGCGCATCCTCAACCGATAG
- a CDS encoding YSC84-related protein, with the protein MAHGLSRRSVLLGAGSVPLLAACGNPLGNSNGPRIDARVDAAIDFMQQEVPGTTELVNTASGMLVMPLITEAGFGFGGAYGRGALRVGGATVDYYSAVSGSFGLQIGAQQYAHTLFFMTPASLSEFRNSVGWSVGGDVRYAVNTNAGTLGFDTATLAEPVIAVIYGQAGLIIGATLDGTRYTRIIP; encoded by the coding sequence ATGGCACATGGTCTTTCGAGACGTTCCGTCCTTCTTGGCGCAGGCTCCGTTCCGCTTCTGGCGGCGTGCGGCAACCCGCTTGGCAATTCCAACGGCCCGCGCATCGACGCGCGCGTTGATGCCGCAATCGACTTTATGCAGCAAGAGGTGCCCGGCACGACGGAGCTGGTGAACACCGCGTCAGGCATGCTGGTGATGCCGCTGATCACCGAAGCGGGCTTTGGCTTTGGCGGCGCTTACGGGCGTGGCGCTTTGCGGGTCGGCGGCGCGACGGTGGATTACTATTCCGCCGTATCCGGCTCGTTCGGGTTGCAGATCGGCGCGCAGCAATACGCACATACATTGTTCTTCATGACACCCGCCTCCCTCAGCGAATTCCGCAATTCCGTCGGCTGGTCCGTGGGCGGTGACGTGCGCTATGCGGTCAACACCAATGCCGGAACGCTCGGCTTCGACACGGCCACACTGGCGGAGCCGGTGATCGCCGTGATCTACGGACAGGCCGGGTTGATCATCGGGGCGACGCTGGACGGCACCCGTTACACGCGGATCATTCCCTGA